A part of Phlebotomus papatasi isolate M1 chromosome 5, Ppap_2.1, whole genome shotgun sequence genomic DNA contains:
- the LOC129808762 gene encoding rap guanine nucleotide exchange factor 2 isoform X2, which produces MMPTEVLIDQQFIEALCCHPEKRTLQDLQLIYYGLHSLEPLSNLRDSILRALCKVVRYEKHNVNEILYYTGELSTCWYILLSGAVFIGGSMFLPGSSFGKRNGGTCRRPSECFVLETSEMIVIDYPEVSNAGSLGTTANHLSPSTAKVTRNRCDRIVGMDHLAAGQQIRAGGASAFNIIYTSDVDLGTAGGQQQQQQQQQQQQSHQSRPELYQKCNRGSHSSDTSSAYSGSDTMTSVHSSSIDADEVDLSGLVESVVDSDEEDLAESMDSLTVRDTVRECLEKDPTDRTDDDIETLLEFTQKLKAFTSLTLAVRRALCSVMVFAVVEKAGTMVMNDGEELDSWSVLINGHVEIEHTNGDHEELQVGDSFGILPTMDKLYHHGVMRTKCDDCQFVCITQTDYYRIQHQGEENTKRHEDNGQLVMITELRHGVLDAGTRRGHVVIRGTPERLMLQLIEENSMTDPTYVEDFLLTYRTFIENPNQVAQQLLTWFENEDTSPQMTSATANEIRDRVTRTVILWVNNHFTDFEFDGHMMEFLESFEAGLEKKAMEGQLRLLHIACAAKARTRVVTLTRSSRDEALNFEIGGGSERGGLGVFVVGVERRSKADEVGFKRGDQILEVNGQSLEHVTIGRAMELLKSTTHLCVTLRSNLLAFREMLGTPECLSPQRSRPPRRRMVPDLADPRARLSAADLMGVDQADGAAQRTVTMTQGGVSSGGPLSAPPATVKSGFMTLAPKRRLQKALIKMNLLPKNSLLLASESGSIEAESPPPVPSVAMTIGGGDSSSTSSGSSQSVTAGTASVVTPGSGTAAATTTTAGMFHSQSNPDLSATYYDDSRSTDYPEHVLKVFKADQTCKYLLVHKETTAHEVVMLALQEFGIHETSSNFSLCEVSVGDGGMVKQRRLPDQMQNLAERIGLSARYYLKTNGISETLVPDDVAGELIRENAVHFLQLNANEVAMQLTFQDFGIFRQIESTEYVDDLFDLKSPYGTPMLQQFAELVNREMFWVVTEICSEGNIVRRMKIIKQFIKVARHCKECRNFNSMFAIVSGLGHAAVSRLRSTWDKLPSKYQKLFGDLQELMDPSRNMSKYRQLVSAELVTQHPIIPFYPVVKKDLTFIHLGNDSRIEGLINFEKLRMIAKEVRSLAYMCNSPNDLLTMLELRGQPPSSAMVALNQMSVATSGSSGFLGAGQATVKRRKKSTAAPNPKKMFEEAQMVRRVKAYLNNMKVITDEDALHALSADCEPSGGSAPSSVTIRKRHPSPTLSTTSSTSSTSEGKKCQGGSGAGGAAGAKFGAASPQAVKKILALSEPSKTRPHHPKHPGIVLPGLGHHYTSTISPSPSPNTHRRINPSSSAGSVSYPGHGFPSGGHMGGTGGSGRAIHERSHSDTPTPVPSVDLSAESSSVTSLSNMPLRKTITSSSLTSSDSGHGSCAQSTADNQSNCSESNSGLYHVASSIVHNSPSPTLQQRRHSALHGSCGLGYVLSPPSSTHHHSLGLNGDLSPFQLGPIASQLHGSAANFLTSPQFHSATRYNAAHTMVSGHGVRSGGIPRLPPAYSVAAQMARLHRLGRAHSHEGVTTVSVAAAAAAAQGSFIAPQTILRQDPEPDDEDDDEETQVSAV; this is translated from the exons ATGATGCCAACGGAAGTATTAATAGATCAACAATTTATCGAAGCTCTCTGCTGTCATCCAGAAAAACGGACACTACAG GATCTCCAATTAATTTACTATGGACTGCACTCTCTGGAGCCCCTTTCAAATCTCCGGGATTCAATTCTGCGAGCTCTGTGCAAGGTTGTTCGCTATGAAAAGCACAATGTCAACGAAATTCTCTACTA caCCGGAGAACTCTCAACTTGTTGGTATATTCTCCTTTCCGGTGCTGTCTTCATTGGAGGATCGATGTTTCTTCCCGGATCCAG TTTTGGCAAAAGGAATGGCGGCACATGTCGACGTCCGAGCGAATGTTTCGTCCTGGAGACATCTGAAATGATTGTT ATTGACTATCCGGAAGTGTCAAATGCAGGAAGTTTGGGTACAACGGCCAATCATTTGTCCCCGTCGACGGCAAAAGTGACGAGAAATCGATGTGATCGGATTGTTGGAATGGATCATTTGGCGGCTGGACAGCAAATTCGGGCTGGTGGTGCATCAGCCTTCAATATCATTTATACATCGGATGTTGATTTGGGTACCGCAGGAgggcagcagcagcagcaacaacaacaacaacaacagcaATCGCATCAATCACGACCTGAACTGTATCAAAAGTGCAATAGGGGCAGTCATTCGAGTGATACAAGTTCAGCATACAGTGGATCAGACACCATGACGTCAGTTCATAGTTCATCAATTGATGCCGATGAGGTGGATCTGTCGGGTTTGGTGGAGAGTGTTGTGGATTCAGATGAGGAAGATCTAGCTGAGAGTATGGATAGTTTAACTGTCCGGGATACAGTTAGGGAGTGCCTGGAGAAAGATCCAACGGACAGAACTGATGATGATATTGAGACATTGTTGGAATTTACACAGAAACTCAAAGCATTCACCAGTCTAACTCTGGCTGTACGTCGTGCTCTGTGCAGTGTCATGGTATTTGCTGTGGTCGAAAAGGCTGGTACCATGGTGATGAATGATGGTGAAGAATTGGATTCGTGGTCGGTATTGATAAATGGTCATGTTGAGATTGAACATACAAATGGTGATCATGAAGAACTTCAGGTTGGTGATAGTTTTGGGATATTGCCAACAATGGATAAATTGTATCATCATGGTGTTATGAGGACAAAATGCGATGATTGTCAGTTTGTCTGTATCACACAGACAGACTACTACAGGATTCAGCATCAGGGTGAAGAGAATACCAAGAGGCACGAAGACAATGGACAATTGGTAATGATAACGGAACTGAGGCATGGTGTTTTGGATGCTGGAACAAGGAGAGGACATGTTGTTATTCGTGGAACACCAGAAAG ATTGATGTTACAGCTAATTGAGGAGAATAGTATGACAGATCCAACGTACGTTGAGGATTTCCTCCTGACTTACCGGACATTCATTGAGAATCCCAATCAAGTGGCACAGCAACTACTGACGTGGTTTGAAAATGAAGATACATCACCACAAATGACTTCTGCCACAGCCAATGAGATACGTGATCGTGTTACACGAACTGTTATCCTTTGGGTTAACAatcattttactgattttgaaTTTGACGGACACATGATGGAATTTCTTGAGTCCTTTGAAGCTGGTCTCGAGAAGAAGGCCATGGAGGGACAATTGAGACTATTGCATATTGCATGTGCTGCTAAGGCTAGAACAAGAGTGGTCACTTTGACTAGATCGTCACGGGATGAagcattgaattttgaaattggtGGTGGAAGTGAAAGAGGTGGTCTTGGGGTGTTTGTTGTTGGTGTTGAACGGAGAAGTAAGGCTGATGAGGTGGGTTTTAAGAGAGGTGATCAGATCCTTGAGGTCAATGGACAGAGTTTGGAACATGTGACAATTGGGAGGGCGATGGAATTGCTGAAGAGTACGACACATTTGTGTGTTACACTGAGGAGTAATCTTTTGGCATTTAGGGAAATGCTGGGAACACCTGAGTGTCTCAGTCCACAGAGATCGAGACCACCGAGACGACGTATGGTGCCGGATTTGGCAGATCCGAGAGCTAGGCTATCAGCAGCTGATTTGATGGGTGTCGATCAGGCTGATGGTGCAGCACAGAGGACGGTAACGATGACACAGGGTGGTGTATCGAGTGGTGGACCACTTTCTGCACCACCTGCAACTGTTAAGAGTGGCTTTATGACATTGGCACCAAAAAGACGACTACAGAAGGCTCTGATTAAGATGAATCTCTTGCCGAAGAATTCACTGTTACTGGCCAGTGAAAGTGGTAGCATTGAGGCTGAATCACCGCCACCTGTTCCATCAGTTGCAATGACAATTGGCGGCGGTGATAGTAGTAGTACGAGTTCTGGATCATCTCAGAGTGTTACAGCTGGAACAGCATCAGTTGTCACCCCGGGAAGTGGTACTGCAGCAGCAACTACAACAACTGCAGGAATGTTTCACAGTCAAAGTAATCCAGATCTAAGTGCAACATACTACGATGATAGTCGATCAACTGACTATCCAGAGCACGTTCTTAAAGTCTTCAAAGCCGATCAAACGTGCAAGTATCTCCTTGTGCACAAAGAAACAACAGCACATGAAGTGGTAATGCTAGCACTTCAGGAATTTGGTATACATGAGACAAGTTCAAATTTTTCCCTATGTGAAGTTAGTGTTGGCGATGGTGGAATGGTTAAACAACGTCGTCTACCCGATCAAATGCAAAATCTAGCAGAACGTATTGGTTTATCAGCTAGATACTATCTGAAAACAAATGGTATTAGTGAAACACTCGTACCCGATGATGTAGCTGGTGAACTTATACGTGAAAATGCCGTACACTTTCTCCAACTCAATGCCAATGAAGTGGCAATGCAATTgacatttcaagattttggtatatTTCGTCAGATTGAAAGTACAGAATATGTTGATGATCTATTTGATCTAAAATCACCATACGGTACACCAATGCTACAGCAATTTGCCGAATTGGTAAATCGTGAGATGTTTTGGGTAGTAACAGAAATCTGCAGTGAAGGCAATATAGTACGTCGTATGAAGATAATTAAGCAATTTATAAAAGTTGCAAGACACTGCAAAGAATGtcgaaattttaattcaatgttTGCCATTGTATCGGGTCTTGGTCATGCAGCTGTTAGTCGTTTGAGATCAACATGGGATAAATTACCGTCAAAATATCAGAAATTATTTGGTGATTTGCAAGAATTAATGGATCCAAGTCGCAATATGTCAAAATATCGTCAATTGGTATCAGCTGAACTTGTAACACAACATCCAATTATACCATTTTATCCAGTGGTCAAGAAGGATCTCACATTTATCCATTTGGGTAATGATTCACGCATCGAAGGActcataaattttgagaaactCCGAATGATTGCAAAG GAAGTCCGAAGTCTAGCCTACATGTGCAATTCACCAAATGATCTACTAACAATGCTAGAACTTCGTGGTCAACCACCAAGTTCAGCCATGGTGGCACTAAATCAAATGTCAGTGGCCACAAGTGGTAGTTCGGGTTTCCTAGGTGCGGGCCAGGCCACGGTTAAACGACGAAAGAAAAGTACAGCAGCACCAAATCCCAAAAAGATGTTCGAAGAGGCCCAAATGGTGCGTCGTGTTAAAGCCTACCTCAACAATATGAAGGTGATAACGGACGAAGATGCCCTTCATGCCCTGTCAGCTGACTGTGAACCGAGTGGTGGATCAGCACCGAGTTCAGTGACCATCCGGAAGCGTCATCCATCACCTACATTGAGTACGACAAGTTCCACAAGTTCCACGAGTGAGGGTAAGAAGTGTCAGGGTGGTAGTGGTGCAGGTGGTGCAGCTGGTGCAAAATTTGGTGCAGCATCACCGCAGGCCGTTAAGAAGATACTGGCACTGTCGGAACCCAGTAAAACCCGACCACATCATCCAAAACATCCAGGAATTGTTCTACCTGGCCTTGGGCATCACTATACCTCAACAATAAGTCCTTCACCATCTCCAAACACCCACCGACGCATCAATCCCAGCAGTAGTGCAG gatcTGTATCATATCCCGGACATGGATTTCCCAGTGGAGGTCACATGGGTGGCACCGGTGGAAGTGGTAGGGCTATTCATGAGCGTAGTCACTCAGATACACCAACTCCTGTGCCCTCAGTCGATCTATCTGCTGAGAGCAGTAGTGTTACATCCCTCAGTAATATGCCCCTTCGAAAGACAATCACATCGAGCAGCCTGACATCTAGTGACAGTGGACATGGTAGTTGTGCACAATCAACAGCTGACAATCAGTCAAATTGTTCAGAGAGTAACAGCGGTCTGTACCATGTTGCATCGTCAATTGTTCACAATTCGCCATCGCCAACCCTTCAACAGAGACGCCATTCAGCCCTTCACG gCTCCTGCGGTCTTGGCTATGTACTGTCACCACCATCTTCAACGCATCATCACAGTTTGGGTCTCAATGGAGACCTATCTCCCTTTCAATTGGGTCCAATTGCATCACAACTGCACGGCTCAGCAGCCAATTTCCTCACTTCGCCACAATTTCACAGCGCCACCCGGTACAACG CTGCCCATACAATGGTGAGTGGTCATGGGGTGCGAAGTGGTGGTATTCCACGTCTACCGCCAGCTTACAGTGTTGCAGCACAAATGGCACGCCTGCATAGACTAGGCAGAGCTCATAGTCATGAAGGTGTTACAACAGTATCAGTGGCAGCAGCTGCTGCAGCTGCCCAGGGCTCCTTCATAGCACCCCAGACAATCCTTCGGCAGGATCCTGAGCCAGATGATGAAGATG
- the LOC129808762 gene encoding rap guanine nucleotide exchange factor 2 isoform X5: protein MIVIDYPEVSNAGSLGTTANHLSPSTAKVTRNRCDRIVGMDHLAAGQQIRAGGASAFNIIYTSDVDLGTAGGQQQQQQQQQQQQSHQSRPELYQKCNRGSHSSDTSSAYSGSDTMTSVHSSSIDADEVDLSGLVESVVDSDEEDLAESMDSLTVRDTVRECLEKDPTDRTDDDIETLLEFTQKLKAFTSLTLAVRRALCSVMVFAVVEKAGTMVMNDGEELDSWSVLINGHVEIEHTNGDHEELQVGDSFGILPTMDKLYHHGVMRTKCDDCQFVCITQTDYYRIQHQGEENTKRHEDNGQLVMITELRHGVLDAGTRRGHVVIRGTPERLMLQLIEENSMTDPTYVEDFLLTYRTFIENPNQVAQQLLTWFENEDTSPQMTSATANEIRDRVTRTVILWVNNHFTDFEFDGHMMEFLESFEAGLEKKAMEGQLRLLHIACAAKARTRVVTLTRSSRDEALNFEIGGGSERGGLGVFVVGVERRSKADEVGFKRGDQILEVNGQSLEHVTIGRAMELLKSTTHLCVTLRSNLLAFREMLGTPECLSPQRSRPPRRRMVPDLADPRARLSAADLMGVDQADGAAQRTVTMTQGGVSSGGPLSAPPATVKSGFMTLAPKRRLQKALIKMNLLPKNSLLLASESGSIEAESPPPVPSVAMTIGGGDSSSTSSGSSQSVTAGTASVVTPGSGTAAATTTTAGMFHSQSNPDLSATYYDDSRSTDYPEHVLKVFKADQTCKYLLVHKETTAHEVVMLALQEFGIHETSSNFSLCEVSVGDGGMVKQRRLPDQMQNLAERIGLSARYYLKTNGISETLVPDDVAGELIRENAVHFLQLNANEVAMQLTFQDFGIFRQIESTEYVDDLFDLKSPYGTPMLQQFAELVNREMFWVVTEICSEGNIVRRMKIIKQFIKVARHCKECRNFNSMFAIVSGLGHAAVSRLRSTWDKLPSKYQKLFGDLQELMDPSRNMSKYRQLVSAELVTQHPIIPFYPVVKKDLTFIHLGNDSRIEGLINFEKLRMIAKEVRSLAYMCNSPNDLLTMLELRGQPPSSAMVALNQMSVATSGSSGFLGAGQATVKRRKKSTAAPNPKKMFEEAQMVRRVKAYLNNMKVITDEDALHALSADCEPSGGSAPSSVTIRKRHPSPTLSTTSSTSSTSEGKKCQGGSGAGGAAGAKFGAASPQAVKKILALSEPSKTRPHHPKHPGIVLPGLGHHYTSTISPSPSPNTHRRINPSSSAGSVSYPGHGFPSGGHMGGTGGSGRAIHERSHSDTPTPVPSVDLSAESSSVTSLSNMPLRKTITSSSLTSSDSGHGSCAQSTADNQSNCSESNSGLYHVASSIVHNSPSPTLQQRRHSALHGSCGLGYVLSPPSSTHHHSLGLNGDLSPFQLGPIASQLHGSAANFLTSPQFHSATRYNAAHTMVSGHGVRSGGIPRLPPAYSVAAQMARLHRLGRAHSHEGVTTVSVAAAAAAAQGSFIAPQTILRQDPEPDDEDDDEETQVSAV, encoded by the exons ATGATTGTT ATTGACTATCCGGAAGTGTCAAATGCAGGAAGTTTGGGTACAACGGCCAATCATTTGTCCCCGTCGACGGCAAAAGTGACGAGAAATCGATGTGATCGGATTGTTGGAATGGATCATTTGGCGGCTGGACAGCAAATTCGGGCTGGTGGTGCATCAGCCTTCAATATCATTTATACATCGGATGTTGATTTGGGTACCGCAGGAgggcagcagcagcagcaacaacaacaacaacaacagcaATCGCATCAATCACGACCTGAACTGTATCAAAAGTGCAATAGGGGCAGTCATTCGAGTGATACAAGTTCAGCATACAGTGGATCAGACACCATGACGTCAGTTCATAGTTCATCAATTGATGCCGATGAGGTGGATCTGTCGGGTTTGGTGGAGAGTGTTGTGGATTCAGATGAGGAAGATCTAGCTGAGAGTATGGATAGTTTAACTGTCCGGGATACAGTTAGGGAGTGCCTGGAGAAAGATCCAACGGACAGAACTGATGATGATATTGAGACATTGTTGGAATTTACACAGAAACTCAAAGCATTCACCAGTCTAACTCTGGCTGTACGTCGTGCTCTGTGCAGTGTCATGGTATTTGCTGTGGTCGAAAAGGCTGGTACCATGGTGATGAATGATGGTGAAGAATTGGATTCGTGGTCGGTATTGATAAATGGTCATGTTGAGATTGAACATACAAATGGTGATCATGAAGAACTTCAGGTTGGTGATAGTTTTGGGATATTGCCAACAATGGATAAATTGTATCATCATGGTGTTATGAGGACAAAATGCGATGATTGTCAGTTTGTCTGTATCACACAGACAGACTACTACAGGATTCAGCATCAGGGTGAAGAGAATACCAAGAGGCACGAAGACAATGGACAATTGGTAATGATAACGGAACTGAGGCATGGTGTTTTGGATGCTGGAACAAGGAGAGGACATGTTGTTATTCGTGGAACACCAGAAAG ATTGATGTTACAGCTAATTGAGGAGAATAGTATGACAGATCCAACGTACGTTGAGGATTTCCTCCTGACTTACCGGACATTCATTGAGAATCCCAATCAAGTGGCACAGCAACTACTGACGTGGTTTGAAAATGAAGATACATCACCACAAATGACTTCTGCCACAGCCAATGAGATACGTGATCGTGTTACACGAACTGTTATCCTTTGGGTTAACAatcattttactgattttgaaTTTGACGGACACATGATGGAATTTCTTGAGTCCTTTGAAGCTGGTCTCGAGAAGAAGGCCATGGAGGGACAATTGAGACTATTGCATATTGCATGTGCTGCTAAGGCTAGAACAAGAGTGGTCACTTTGACTAGATCGTCACGGGATGAagcattgaattttgaaattggtGGTGGAAGTGAAAGAGGTGGTCTTGGGGTGTTTGTTGTTGGTGTTGAACGGAGAAGTAAGGCTGATGAGGTGGGTTTTAAGAGAGGTGATCAGATCCTTGAGGTCAATGGACAGAGTTTGGAACATGTGACAATTGGGAGGGCGATGGAATTGCTGAAGAGTACGACACATTTGTGTGTTACACTGAGGAGTAATCTTTTGGCATTTAGGGAAATGCTGGGAACACCTGAGTGTCTCAGTCCACAGAGATCGAGACCACCGAGACGACGTATGGTGCCGGATTTGGCAGATCCGAGAGCTAGGCTATCAGCAGCTGATTTGATGGGTGTCGATCAGGCTGATGGTGCAGCACAGAGGACGGTAACGATGACACAGGGTGGTGTATCGAGTGGTGGACCACTTTCTGCACCACCTGCAACTGTTAAGAGTGGCTTTATGACATTGGCACCAAAAAGACGACTACAGAAGGCTCTGATTAAGATGAATCTCTTGCCGAAGAATTCACTGTTACTGGCCAGTGAAAGTGGTAGCATTGAGGCTGAATCACCGCCACCTGTTCCATCAGTTGCAATGACAATTGGCGGCGGTGATAGTAGTAGTACGAGTTCTGGATCATCTCAGAGTGTTACAGCTGGAACAGCATCAGTTGTCACCCCGGGAAGTGGTACTGCAGCAGCAACTACAACAACTGCAGGAATGTTTCACAGTCAAAGTAATCCAGATCTAAGTGCAACATACTACGATGATAGTCGATCAACTGACTATCCAGAGCACGTTCTTAAAGTCTTCAAAGCCGATCAAACGTGCAAGTATCTCCTTGTGCACAAAGAAACAACAGCACATGAAGTGGTAATGCTAGCACTTCAGGAATTTGGTATACATGAGACAAGTTCAAATTTTTCCCTATGTGAAGTTAGTGTTGGCGATGGTGGAATGGTTAAACAACGTCGTCTACCCGATCAAATGCAAAATCTAGCAGAACGTATTGGTTTATCAGCTAGATACTATCTGAAAACAAATGGTATTAGTGAAACACTCGTACCCGATGATGTAGCTGGTGAACTTATACGTGAAAATGCCGTACACTTTCTCCAACTCAATGCCAATGAAGTGGCAATGCAATTgacatttcaagattttggtatatTTCGTCAGATTGAAAGTACAGAATATGTTGATGATCTATTTGATCTAAAATCACCATACGGTACACCAATGCTACAGCAATTTGCCGAATTGGTAAATCGTGAGATGTTTTGGGTAGTAACAGAAATCTGCAGTGAAGGCAATATAGTACGTCGTATGAAGATAATTAAGCAATTTATAAAAGTTGCAAGACACTGCAAAGAATGtcgaaattttaattcaatgttTGCCATTGTATCGGGTCTTGGTCATGCAGCTGTTAGTCGTTTGAGATCAACATGGGATAAATTACCGTCAAAATATCAGAAATTATTTGGTGATTTGCAAGAATTAATGGATCCAAGTCGCAATATGTCAAAATATCGTCAATTGGTATCAGCTGAACTTGTAACACAACATCCAATTATACCATTTTATCCAGTGGTCAAGAAGGATCTCACATTTATCCATTTGGGTAATGATTCACGCATCGAAGGActcataaattttgagaaactCCGAATGATTGCAAAG GAAGTCCGAAGTCTAGCCTACATGTGCAATTCACCAAATGATCTACTAACAATGCTAGAACTTCGTGGTCAACCACCAAGTTCAGCCATGGTGGCACTAAATCAAATGTCAGTGGCCACAAGTGGTAGTTCGGGTTTCCTAGGTGCGGGCCAGGCCACGGTTAAACGACGAAAGAAAAGTACAGCAGCACCAAATCCCAAAAAGATGTTCGAAGAGGCCCAAATGGTGCGTCGTGTTAAAGCCTACCTCAACAATATGAAGGTGATAACGGACGAAGATGCCCTTCATGCCCTGTCAGCTGACTGTGAACCGAGTGGTGGATCAGCACCGAGTTCAGTGACCATCCGGAAGCGTCATCCATCACCTACATTGAGTACGACAAGTTCCACAAGTTCCACGAGTGAGGGTAAGAAGTGTCAGGGTGGTAGTGGTGCAGGTGGTGCAGCTGGTGCAAAATTTGGTGCAGCATCACCGCAGGCCGTTAAGAAGATACTGGCACTGTCGGAACCCAGTAAAACCCGACCACATCATCCAAAACATCCAGGAATTGTTCTACCTGGCCTTGGGCATCACTATACCTCAACAATAAGTCCTTCACCATCTCCAAACACCCACCGACGCATCAATCCCAGCAGTAGTGCAG gatcTGTATCATATCCCGGACATGGATTTCCCAGTGGAGGTCACATGGGTGGCACCGGTGGAAGTGGTAGGGCTATTCATGAGCGTAGTCACTCAGATACACCAACTCCTGTGCCCTCAGTCGATCTATCTGCTGAGAGCAGTAGTGTTACATCCCTCAGTAATATGCCCCTTCGAAAGACAATCACATCGAGCAGCCTGACATCTAGTGACAGTGGACATGGTAGTTGTGCACAATCAACAGCTGACAATCAGTCAAATTGTTCAGAGAGTAACAGCGGTCTGTACCATGTTGCATCGTCAATTGTTCACAATTCGCCATCGCCAACCCTTCAACAGAGACGCCATTCAGCCCTTCACG gCTCCTGCGGTCTTGGCTATGTACTGTCACCACCATCTTCAACGCATCATCACAGTTTGGGTCTCAATGGAGACCTATCTCCCTTTCAATTGGGTCCAATTGCATCACAACTGCACGGCTCAGCAGCCAATTTCCTCACTTCGCCACAATTTCACAGCGCCACCCGGTACAACG CTGCCCATACAATGGTGAGTGGTCATGGGGTGCGAAGTGGTGGTATTCCACGTCTACCGCCAGCTTACAGTGTTGCAGCACAAATGGCACGCCTGCATAGACTAGGCAGAGCTCATAGTCATGAAGGTGTTACAACAGTATCAGTGGCAGCAGCTGCTGCAGCTGCCCAGGGCTCCTTCATAGCACCCCAGACAATCCTTCGGCAGGATCCTGAGCCAGATGATGAAGATG